Proteins co-encoded in one Arachis hypogaea cultivar Tifrunner chromosome 13, arahy.Tifrunner.gnm2.J5K5, whole genome shotgun sequence genomic window:
- the LOC112738330 gene encoding DNA repair protein RAD7, with the protein MVPTKTTPKSSKTIDSMHPHTPTQTNEPSSFPPRRRSLRLASIPNSDPPKFGADDGSTATAVRVSNDTDSGPTGNAASGKGKRKGRSAVSGTATVKLDESGKGFLNLRSGKKVLMRGMEANQYNAVSNGDPGSGSAKRGRKTISQKSEEEEEQQKCETKDTNSYVDAVKIEKQNIDEGLENVVSGNRGKRKLGGGSSSRDAVTVEVGSMSVGRRRLSREEKGKSAVVANGEPPRNAVAHETTLENRSDAKLPSEEGNAVPVQMRARERSRDTNNNNNNNGNQREHGSNRMDRFRDIARENASRFAHFTAEDEENTNDNSVPEPEVEHEIEDWPGPFSTAMKIIRDREKKSFQTGCGPSERSLVESIKWVPKRNQALTGRKFLAPSLQELCLDILARNVDDIASLDSVPDSLRHRLSQLLCDAERITDHFFELLVCGSPTEIRLRNCSWLSEEHFVKCFQMCDTTNLVVLQLDQCGRCLADYVIYATLAQSRGHLPRLTSLSITGACRLSDLGLRALVSSAPALRSVNLSRCSLLTSSGIFHLAESLRSLLKELYLDECNGIDAALVLPALLELEHLEVLSVASVKTICDEFVKDYITARGHNLKELVLQNCVNVTDASIKIIAEHCPGLCVLDIMHLETLTDLSIGYLSNHCRALHTLKLCRNTFSDEAIAAFLETSGESLQELSLNSVKKVGYHTTLSLASHAKNLRTLDLSWCRNLTDNALGLIVDSCSSLISLNLFGCTQVTDIFLKGHSNMQLEIIGLQNSPLLRHVKVPDPYQGALNYSSVSMDGV; encoded by the exons ATGGTACCTACCAAAACCACACCAAAATCTTCAAAAACCATCGACTCTATGCATCCGCACACTCCCACCCAAACCAACGAACCCTCTTCGTTTCCCCCTCGTAGACGCAGTCTCCGCCTCGCTTCCATTCCAAACTCCGATCCTCCCAAATTCGGTGCTGACGATGGTTCAACCGCAACCGCCGTTAGGGTTTCCAATGACACCGACTCTGGTCCCACCGGAAACGCCGCCAGtggaaagggaaaaagaaagggtAGGTCAGCTGTTTCCGGAACAGCAACTGTCAAGTTGGACGAGAGTGGGAAGGGTTTTCTGAACTTACGGTCAGGAAAGAAGGTTCTCATGAGAGGAATGGAAGCAAACCAATATAACGCTGTCAGTAACGGCGATCCGGGAAGTGGTAGCGCCAAGCGTGGTAGGAAAACCATATCACAGAaaagcgaagaagaagaagagcagcAAAAGTGTGAAACGAAGGACACAAATAGTTATGTTGATGCGGTGAAGATCGAGAAGCAGAATATTGATGAGGGTTTGGAAAATGTTGTTTCTGGTAATAGGGGGAAGAGGAAACTGGGCGGCGGTAGCAGCAGCAGAGATGCGGTTACGGTGGAAGTTGGAAGCATGAGTGTGGGACGAAGGAGACTCAGCAGGGAAGAGAAAGGGAAATCTGCGGTTGTTGCTAATGGCGAACCACCACGCAATGCTGTTGCTCATGAAACTACATTGGAGAATAGATCAGATGCCAAGCTCCCTTCAGAAGAGGGTAATGCAGTTCCTGTCCAAATGAGAGCTCGAGAACGATCAAGAGacactaacaacaacaacaataacaatggtaATCAAAGAGAGCATGGCTCGAATAGGATGGACCGGTTTAGGGACATAGCCAGGGAGAACGCGTCGCGATTTGCTCATTTCACTGCTGAAGATGAAGAAAACACCAATGACAATTCGGTTCCTGAGCCTGAAGTTGAGCATGAGATTGAGGATTGGCCAGGTCCTTTCTCAACGGCTATGAAGATCATACGGGAtagggagaagaagagttttcAAACAGGGTGTGGGCCTTCGGAAAGAAGCTTAGTGGAGTCTATTAAGTGGGTTCCTAAGAGGAATCAAGCGCTAACCGGTAGAAAGTTCTTGGCTCCTTCATTGCAGGAGCTTTGCCTTGATATTCTTGCTCGGAATGTTGATGACATAGCTTCACTTGACAGTGTGCCTGATTCCCTGAGGCACAGGCTTAGCCAATTGTTGTGTGACGCGGAGAGGATTACCGATCACTTTTTTGAACTACTTGTTTGTGGATCACCCACAGAGATTCGGTTGAGGAATTGCTCTTGGCTGTCGGAGGAGCACTTTGTTAAATGTTTCCAAATGTGCGACACTACCAATTTGGTG GTGCTGCAACTCGACCAGTGCGGGCGATGTTTGGCAGATTATGTAATATATGCTACTTTGGCACAATCAAGGGGGCACTTGCCTAGATTAACTAGCCTATCCATTACGGGTGCATGTCGTCTTTCAGATTTAGGGTTGCGAGCACTTGTCTCTTCTGCTCCAGCACTTAGATCAGTCAACCTCAGCCGGTGCTCCCTTCTCACATCTTCTGGCATTTTTCATTTGGCTGAATCATTAAGATCTCTTCTAAAGGAATTGTATCTCGATGAATGCAATGGCATTGATGCTGCACTGGTTCTGCCAGCACTTCTGGAACTTGAACATTTGGAAGTTTTGTCAGTAGCCAGTGTTAAAACTATTTGTGATGAATTTGTCAAGGATTACATCACTGCTCGGGGTCACAACTTAAAAGAGCTCGTTTTACAAAATTGTGT AAATGTGACAGatgcatcaataaaaataattgcaGAACATTGTCCTGGATTATGCGTGCTTGATATTATGCACTTGGAGACATTAACAGATTTATCCATAGGTTATCTAAGTAATCATTGCCGTGCACTTCATACACTGAAGCTTTGCCGTAATACATTCAG TGATGAAGCCATTGCTGCATTTTTGGAGACAAGTGGGGAGTCCTTGCAAGAACTGTCACTTAATAGTGTTAAGAAG GTTGGCTACCACACAACCCTATCACTTGCAAGCCATGCAAAAAATTTGCGTACTCTAGATCTATCTTGGTGCCGAAATTTGACAGACAATGCATTGGGTTTAATAGTAGATAGCTGCTCGTCACTGATATCACTTAATCTTTTTGGATGCACACAG GTAACAGATATTTTTCTGAAGGGCCACTCAAACATGCAGCTTGAGATAATTGGTTTGCAGAACTCTCCTTTGTTGCGTCATGTCAAAGTCCCTGATCCTTATCAGGGTGCTTTGAATTATTCGTCAGTATCCATGGATGGTGTATAA